Proteins found in one Melospiza georgiana isolate bMelGeo1 chromosome 1, bMelGeo1.pri, whole genome shotgun sequence genomic segment:
- the LOC131084150 gene encoding leukocyte elastase inhibitor-like — MENLSIANSRFALDLLRRFSEANPTGNVFFSPVSISAALAMVLLGAKGNTEAQVLKTLHLDKVENVHSGFQALTAEINRSNAPYLLRLASRLFGEKSYSFLQDFLTNTRKLYGADLATVDFLQACDKARKEINQWVEEKTEGKIPDLLAEGSVDSMTKLVLVNAIYFKANWAEKFQEADTTDAPFRLNKNERRTVKMMYQKNKFNFGYIPEEKIRVLELPYDGRELSMIILLPDDTEEDSTGLQKMEKQLTLEKLQEWTRPEHLYSADVHVRLPKFKLEESYDLKSDLAAMGLLDVFDSGKADLSGMSGARDLFLSAVVHKAFVEVNEEGTEAAAATAGIAMLCMVIEEDFNADHPFLFFIRHNPTQSILFLGRYASP, encoded by the exons ATGGAGAACCTGTCCATTGCCAACAGCAGATTTGCACTCGACCTGCTCAGAAGATTTAGTGAGGCCAACCCAACCGGAAATGTCTTCTTTTCTCCTGTCAgtatctctgctgctctggccaTGGTCCTTTTGGGGGCCAAAGGTAATACAGAAGCCCAGGTGTTGAAG ACGCTTCACCTTGACAAAGTTGAAAATGTTCATTCAGGATTCCAGGCTCTGACAGCGGAGATAAACAGAAGCAATGCTCCCTATCTCTTACGGCTGGCCAGTCGGCTCTTTGGAGAGAAGTCCTATAGCTTTCTGCAG GATTTCCTGACTAATACACGGAAATTATATGGAGCTGACTTGGCAACAGTTGATTTTCTTCAGGCTTGTGATAAAGCCAGGAAAGAAATTAATCAGTGGGTTGAGGAGAAAACGGAAG gCAAAATCCCTGATCTGCTGGCTGAAGGCTCAGTTGACAGCATGACCAAGCTGGTACTGGTGAATGCTATTTATTTCAAAGCAAACTGGGCAGAGAAATTTCAAGAAGCTGACACCACTGATGCACCATTTCGATTAAATAAG AATGAAAGAAGGACAGTAAAAATGAtgtatcagaaaaataaatttaattttggatACATCCCTGAAGAGAAGATCCGTGTTTTAGAGCTGCCTTATGATGGAAGAGAACTTAGTATGATCATCCTGTTACCTGATGATACTGAAGAGGACTCCACTGGGCTGCAGAAG ATGGAAAAGCAGCTTACCTTAGAGAAGCTCCAGGAATGGACGCGTCCAGAGCATCTGTATTCCGCTGACGTTCACGTGCGTTTGCCAAAGTTTAAGCTGGAGGAAAGCTATGACCTTAAATCAGATTTAGCTGCTATGGGCCTGCTGGATGTATTTGACAGTGGCAAGGCTGACCTGTCGGGAATGTCAGGGGCACGTGACCTCTTCCTCTCTGCAGTTGTCCACAAGGCTTTTGTGGAAGTGAATGAGGAAGGCAcggaagctgcagctgccactgctggcaTTGCTATGCTCTGCATGGTCATAGAAGAGGATTTCAACGCTGAccatcctttccttttctttattcGCCACAACCCAACACAGAGCATACTTTTCTTGGGCAGATATGCTTCCCCATAA
- the LOC131093346 gene encoding serpin B6-like, which yields MESLCAANSTFAVDLLRRLCEKNSGQNVFFSPFSISSALSMVLLGSRGSTEAQISKVLCLKNAQDAHNGYQSLLSEINDPNTKYILRTANRLYGEKTLEFLPSFIESSQKSYHAGLEQMDFLHAWEDSRKQINGWVEERTEGKIQNLLAEGTLNSLTRLVLVNAIYFKGNWEEQFNKQSTREWPFHINKNETKPVQMMFKEATFNMTYIGDLQTKILELPYVGNELSMIILLPDAIQDGSTGLERLERELTHEKLMGWISPEMMKSTEVKVYLPRFKLEEDYDLKPILRSMGMPDAFESGKADFSGISPGNELVLSEVIHKSFVEVNEEGTEAAAVTGLVMNFCAMRIPEFIADHPFFFFIRHNKTCSILFCGRFCCP from the exons ATGGAAAGCCTCTGTGCagcaaacagcacttttgcTGTGGACCTGTTAAGAAGGCTGTGTGAGAAGAACAGTGGGCAGAATGTGTTCTTTTCACCATTTagtatttcttctgctttgtcCATGGTTTTGCTGGGTTCAAGAGGTAGCACAGAAGCCCAAATAAGTAAG GTGCTTTGTCTGAAGAATGCCCAGGATGCTCACAATGGGTATCAGTCCCTTCTCTCTGAAATTAATGATCCAAACACCAAATACATCCTGAGAACTGCGAACCGGCTCTATGGAGAAAAGACCTTGGAGTTTCTTCCA TCATTTATAGAGTCCAGTCAGAAATCCTACCATGCTGGCCTGGAACAGATGGACTTCCTGCATGCTTGGGAGGATTCCAGGAAACAAATCAATGGCTGGGTGGAGGAAAGGACTGAAG GTAAAATTCAGAACCTGTTGGCAGAGGGGACTCTTAATTCCCTGACCAGGCTTGTGTTGGTGAATGCCATCTATTTCAAAGGCAACTGGGAAGAGCAGTTCAACAAACAGAGTACCAGAGAGTGGCCATTCCACATTAATAAG AACGAGACCAAACCTGTGCAGATGATGTTCAAGGAGGCAACTTTTAACATGACCTACATTGGAGACTTGCAGACCAAAATCCTGGAGCTGCCCTATGTGGGAAATGAGCTGAGCATGATCATCCTGCTCCCTGATGCAATCCAGGATGGCTCCACAGGCTTGGAAAGA ctggaaAGAGAACTTACACATGAGAAGCTGATGGGTTGGATCAGCCCTGAAATGATGAAATCTACGGAGGTGAAGGTGTATTTACCCAGATTTAAACTGGAAGAAGATTATGATCTGAAACCTATTTTAAGAAGCATGGGAATGCCTGATGCATTTGAGTCAGGGAAGGCAGACTTTTCAGGAATCTCACCTGGTAATGAGCTGGTGCTCTCTGAAGTGATTCACAAATCCTTCGTGGAAGTCAATGAAGAAGGCActgaagcagctgctgtcactgggCTGGTCATGAATTTTTGTGCAATGAGAATTCCAGAATTCATTGCTGATCatcccttcttcttcttcatccgGCACAACAAAACTTGCAGCATTTTGTTCTGTGGCAGATTTTGCTGTCCCTAA
- the LOC131093262 gene encoding serpin B6-like, with translation MESLCAANTAFAVDLLRRLCEKNSGQNVFFSPFSISSALSMVLLGSRGSTEAQIRKVLCLKNAQDAHSGYQSLLSEINDPNTKYILRTANRLYGEKTFEFLPSFIESSQKSYHAGLEQMDFLHAWEDSRKQINVWVEERTEGKIQNLLAEGILDTLTRLVLVNAIYFKGNWEEQFNKQSTREWPFHINKNETKPVQMMFKEANFNMTYIGDLQTKILELPYVGNELSMIILLPDAIQDGSTGLERLERELTLEKLMGWISPEMMKSTEVKVYLPRFKLEEGYDLKPILRSMGMPDAFESGKADFSGMSPVISPRNELVLSKVVHKSFVEVNEDGTEAAAATAMLFCEGSEIIMSIPEFTADHPFLFFIRHNKTCSILFCGRFCCP, from the exons ATGGAAAGCCTCTGTGCAGCAAACACAGCTTTTGCTGTGGACCTGTTAAGAAGGCTGTGTGAGAAGAACAGTGGGCAGAATGTGTTCTTTTCACCATTTagtatttcttctgctttgtcCATGGTTTTGCTGGGTTCAAGAGGTAGCACTGAAGCTCAGATTCGTAAG GTGCTTTGTCTGAAGAATGCCCAGGATGCTCACAGTGGGTATCAGTCCCTTCTCTCTGAAATTAATGATCCAAACACCAAATACATCCTGAGAACTGCGAACCGCCTCTATGGAGAAAAGACCTTTGAGTTTCTTCCA TCATTTATAGAGTCCAGTCAGAAATCCTACCATGCTGGCCTGGAACAGATGGACTTCCTGCATGCTTGGGAGGATTCCAGGAAACAAATCAATGTCTGGGTGGAGGAAAGGACTGAAG GTAAAATTCAGAACCTGTTGGCAGAGGGGATTCTGGATACCCTGACCAGGCTTGTGTTGGTGAATGCCATCTATTTCAAAGGCAACTGGGAAGAGCAGTTCAACAAACAGAGTACCAGAGAGTGGCCATTCCACATTAATAAG AACGAGACCAAACCTGTGCAGATGATGTTCAAGGAGGCAAATTTTAACATGACCTACATTGGAGACTTGCAGACCAAAATCCTGGAGCTGCCCTATGTGGGAAATGAGCTGAGCATGATCATTCTGCTCCCTGATGCAATCCAGGATGGCTCCACAGGCTTGGAAAGA ctggaaAGAGAACTTACACTTGAGAAGCTGATGGGTTGGATCAGTCCCGAAATGATGAAATCTACAGAGGTGAAGGTGTATTTACCCAGATTTAAACTGGAAGAAGGTTATGATCTGAAACCTATTTTAAGAAGCATGGGAATGCCTGATGCATTTGAGTCAGGGAAGGCAGACTTTTCAGGAATGTCACCTGTCATCTCTCCTCGTAATGAGCTGGTGCTCTCTAAAGTTGTTCACAAATCCTTTGTGGAAGTCAATGAAGATGGCactgaagcagctgctgccacagctatGCTATTCTGTGAGGGCTCTGAAATAATAATGTCCATTCCAGAATTTACTGCTGATCATCCCTTCCTCTTCTTCATCCGGCACAACAAAACTTGCAGCATTTTGTTCTGTGGCAGATTTTGCTGTCCCTAA
- the LOC131093436 gene encoding serpin B6-like — MESLCAANTAFAVDLLRRLCEKNSGQNVFFSPFSISSALSMVLLGSRGSTEAQIRKVLCLKNAQDAHNGYQSLLSEINDPNTKYILRTANRLYGEKTLEFLPSFIESSQKSYHAGLEQMDFLHAWEDSRKQINVWVEERTEGKIQNLLAEGTLNSLTTLVLVNAIYFKGNWEKQFNKASTTERPFHINKKETKPVQMMFKEATFKWTYAGDLQTKILELPYVGKELSMIILLPDAIQDGSTGLERLERELTHEKLMGWISPEMMKSTEVEVYLPKFKLEENYDLKPILRRMGMPDAFESGKADFSGMSLVISPGNELVLSEVVHKSFVVVDEEGTEAAAATAVVRITLGAKRSLKFTADHPFLFFIRHNKTCSILFCGRFCCP, encoded by the exons ATGGAAAGCCTCTGTGCAGCAAACACAGCTTTTGCTGTGGACCTGTTAAGAAGGCTGTGTGAGAAGAACAGTGGGCAGAATGTGTTCTTTTCACCATTTagtatttcttctgctttgtcCATGGTTTTGCTGGGTTCAAGAGGTAGCACAGAAGCCCAGATTCGTAAG GTGCTTTGTCTGAAGAATGCCCAGGATGCTCACAATGGGTATCAGTCCCTTCTCTCTGAAATTAATGATCCAAACACCAAATACATCCTGAGAACTGCGAACCGGCTCTATGGAGAAAAGACATTGGAGTTTCTTCCA TCATTTATAGAGTCCAGTCAGAAATCCTACCATGCTGGCCTGGAACAGATGGACTTCCTGCATGCTTGGGAGGATTCCAGGAAACAAATCAATGTCTGGGTGGAGGAAAGGACTGAAG GCAAAATTCAGAACCTGTTGGCAGAGGGGACTCTTAATTCCCTGACCACGCTTGTGTTGGTGAATGCCATCTATTTCAAAGGCAACTGGGAAAAGCAGTTCAACAAAGCAAGTACCACAGAAAGGCCATTCCACATTAATAAG AAAGAGACCAAACCTGTGCAGATGATGTTCAAGGAAGCAACTTTTAAATGGACCTACGCTGGGGACTTGCAGACCAAAATCCTGGAGCTGCCCTATGTGGGAAAAGAACTGAGCATGATCATCCTGCTCCCTGATGCAATCCAGGATGGCTCCACAGGCTTGGAAAGA ctggaaAGAGAACTTACACATGAGAAGCTGATGGGTTGGATCAGTCCCGAAATGATGAAATCTACAGAGGTGGAGGTGTATTTACCCAAATTTAAACTGGAAGAAAATTATGATCTGAAACCTATTTTAAGAAGAATGGGAATGCCTGATGCATTTGAGTCAGGGAAGGCAGACTTTTCAGGAATGTCACTTGTCATCTCTCCTGGTAATGAGCTGGTGCTCTCTGAAGTGGTTCACAAATCCTTTGTGGTAGTCGATGAAGAAGGCactgaagcagctgctgccacagctgtaGTAAGAATTACATTAGGTGCAAAAAGATCTTTAAAATTTACTGCTGATCATCCCTTCCTCTTCTTCATCCGGCACAACAAAACTTGCAGCATTTTGTTCTGTGGCAGATTTTGCTGTCCCTAA